CATGACCCTTACACCATCTGTCAGTTCCCATGGCCTGCTTGTATTGCTCTTctgtttgctctgtgtttttccAAAGGACCCTTGTATgtgcctgttttgttttgggttccCTTTGCAGCTGATGGAGAGGTGTCATCTTGAGTTGCAAACTGAGATAGGTGGTGTGTCTTGTATGGGAAACTTGGGTTCCTTACACACACACCCAGGACTAAGTCCTGAGGAGCAGTGTGAATGTTTTTCCTTCTATATAGCAGTTACACATTTTACCTTGTGTTCCCCTTGGTTTTGTAGAGAAGGACTCTCCTCCCACAATTGGAGTGCCCACACTGTCCATAGTAGCCTCCACAGCGAGCTCTGTCGCCCTGATTCTGCTCTTAGTtgtgctgtttgttttgctgcagcCAAAGCTGAAGTCATTCCATCACAGCAGGTAAGTGTAGCTGGGGTTTGGAGGGGCTCAGAGGTACCCTGTTTCTTTGCAATAGAAACCCATTCAAGTAGTTGGTTTAGACCTTTGTTTTGGAGCAGCTTGGCTCCTTgcttctctgctcctctctttGTCACTTCAGGGACATCTCTGCCCCATTCTACTGATCCAGCACTTTTCTGAAATGGTGGTCTGTGATGCCTACCTGCAGTCCCCATTCTTATGTGCCACCCAACAAGTGACTTCCTTATGCTGTTGCCTTGGCTTTGAATGGAAAAAGTTATGATACTACCCTGGCTGTAGATCAATTTCCTGCCTCTTCTAGCCTCGGATAGCTACTGAAGTCTGTGTCTGGGTGTACATATGTGCATCTTTCCCAGATTGCTTGAGGTCCTGTGGACTCGAAATTAAGCAGTACTCTCCAGATACATGTACAAGTCTGCCAtcctttctctgctgcaggaggagaaccCTCCTGGCCTAGGTTTGTGGATGAGAGGAGGGACCCAGCCATAACACTGCTGCCAGCTAAGGCAGACACTCCAGCAGTGGGAAGGTTGAGAGGTAGGGCCCTGCAGCCTGCCCTCTTCTGAAAAGGCCCAAActactagaaaagaaaaattttctctCAGGTTTTATGAGGCCAGGTGATTCatgctgtgccagagctgtCTTCCCCATCCTGCTAGAGGTTATCTGGCCGGCAGCAGAGGCAGTGGAACAGAAAGTGCTGGGTGTTGTGGAATGTAGCAGTGCACCAGGCTGGCATCAATGCTCTTTGCCAAAAGCATGGAGCTGAGTCATGACCTATGTCAAATTTAGCTGTGGAGGTAAGTgagggagggaggtggggaAGCACTGTAACCTTTTCAGCTCTTGCTGCTACATCTATCCAGTGCTGTGAATTACAGCCCTGGCTCGTGTTTAGTGGCAATTCGCAGTAGGGCTGGGAGACTGTGCTTGCTTGACCTTGTTAAATTACCATTTGAGTTTCTGTCCTCCCCTAAATGGTGAGACTTAAGAGTTCTGCTATGGGAGGTTACTGGAGTTCTTACTAAGAAATATATAGTACCATAAATACTcaacttgatttattttttctcctctcccttctttgttcctttctttttgagGCGGGACCAAGGTGTGTCTGGAGATCAGGTCTCTATTATGGTGGATGGTGTCCAAGTGGCCTTGCCATCCTATGAAGAAGCAGTATATGGCAGCACAGGGAATTGCATTCCACCCTCGGACTCCCGAGTGCAGATCGTGCTCTCAGAGGGAGCTGGACAGAATGGACCCAGAGAGATGCAGCAGCCGGACCAAGGGGCTCACAGTACCTTTGAAAGAGAAGATGAAGCCCCTGGACATTCTGGACTGTGTGAAGCCGGTGGCTCTCAACGCTCTGAAACTGTTCTTGTTCATCAGGCTGCTACCTCTTCCTGGGTAGCTGGCATGGCTAGCAGTAGACCTGTACACAAAGAGGTCCAAGATTCAGAAAGCAGTGACATACAGAGCCTTTTATCACTCACTTCCTCTGAGGAATACACAGACGGTAAGTGACTTGTGCAAGGAGCACTAAATGAGACCCTTTTAAGAGTAGGTTCTGCAGTTGACTATCTAGGGTTAAAAATGGCAAGGGATGCCCCTATGTGTGTCTGCCACTAGAGCAGCTTTTGAAAAGATTCAGTCTCTATAGCATGTTTCACCTCTTAAACATGTAAGCAGTATTTAATACCTTCTGAAGAATTCGGTGTTCTCAGACTGGGAGCCTAGGGCAGTCTGAGCAAGTTTGTCTACTGTTTGCTCTTGTTTTAACAAAGGATTTTCAGAGAAATACAGCCTCCGGCATCATAGtgcaaaagcagtaaaataacTGTGTTTGTGGAAACTAAAGTTGGTGGGAGTGGGAGGACATGCTTGGAATACAAACCCTTTGTGATGTTTGGGCTGCTTAATTTTTAGACTATTTTAGTAAGCAGCTTTCTGCCACAAAGCATTTCAGTCCTGCAGCCTTAGCCTGCAAGACCTGAGAGGGATGTGCTTGAACTTACTGTAGAGGGCAGAGGGGCAAGTCTGTTGAACAGTCAAAATACCTTTTATTCCTCACTTCTGTGCTGTCCTGAAGGAGTGGCTTTGCAATGCCAGAGCTGATATGAAAGTGAGCTTAAAGTTGCTTCTGCAGGGACTGCTGTGTCTTTGGCAATAAATGTAACTGGCTTGTAGATAGCTCAGGACAGAACTTTCCCTTTCCATGGTATTAAGAAGTACTTTGTGCTGGGAGGGTAATGCAGGACCAGATATACACCCAGAGTGGTAATGGAATCTGTCCTTGGAGTTTTTCGAGGCTGAAGCTGATGATGGTCCCACTCTCAGGGGCACGTTGGAATAGAGTCCTCCAGAGTTCCTTTGTGCTGTGATGTGATGAGAGGGAGACCACTGCATTGTCATGTTATGAAAGTGGGAGCCTGTCTTGCTTTCAATAGTACTTTTTCTGGTGTTTGTTGAATTACAGAAGTTTGactcctttttctgttttttctctccccaccaTTCAGATATTCCCTTATTGAAGGAAGCATGAGGTCTGCTGTGTATGTCTAGTTTTCTCCATCttggattttttcctcctcttctctccctgcctTTGGGACAGAAGCACTCTGTGCAGTCTTCCCCATCCTTGCAAGCTGTACCCTGGATACCTCCAAGAAGAGATGCCCTCAGCTGAAGATCCAAAGGATGTCGCCAGGTTGCCTCCTGGATGCACCAGTGGAATTGGTGCAGCACTGGCTTCCCCATTCCATCAGCATCAGGGGCTCAAGGAACAGAGTGGATTTgagctctcctctcctcttccccagccAGATGTTTGACAGCAGTCTCTGAAGAGCTGCTCTTTTCTTGTGCCTTTCTCCTCCTCACACCGGCTTGTTGCAGCTTATCAGCCTTTCTAGCCCTTCTGCTGCCCAGAGAGCAGGGGCTAAACCCGCTTGCTCACTGGGTGCAGACACAgtttaaatatacatatatatgttatatagGCTCTTCTTCCAGCATCCTCTTTGTGATAGGGCAGGACAAAATGCCTCACTGGGACTGACATTGGGCTTGGGAGGCTCGCAGTTAAGGAGCAGCTTGTGATGTCTAGAAGCACCTCAGATGAGATGGGCTGTGTGACAGCTTAGCCCTGCAGGAACAGTTCACTGCGAATTGCTTAAGCACCGAAGGCTGAGAAGTCCAACATATAGGAATGCCCTCTGTCCCATCTCTGCAGAAGTCCATTCCTGAAAATCACTTtgtctcctccttcttcctctacCAGTGCAGCCCACTGGAAGAGGTTCAGGTGTTTGAAAATACCAAGACAAAAATGCCTGTAGGTAGTGAGTTCCTAGTGCCATTGGTGCAACCCCAAATTCCTTTTCCAGCCATAGTAGGTACTTGAATCCTGGGTAGCTGCCATCTCATATGCTGGTGTGTCTTCCTAGCTTCATACAGCAAAGGGTCTGCTGTTTTAACCTGGTGGGCTCCAGTGGGCCCATAGAGAAGGGCTCCTCCCTTGTGGCTGGGGGTAAGCAGCTTTTGTAAAGCTTCTCCTAAACACAGGGCCAGCCTGTTGTGGTCAGGGAAAGTCAAGTACACTGACAGCAGTGCTAGAAGACACCATAGCtcagtgctgaagttttgagGATTGTTTCAAGTTCTGGTAGTAGGgaagagaaaattcagaaatatgtGTACCTCTGCTCACCACAGTTATCTACAGCAGGTCAGATTGTCTGTGTTGGAACTCTAACTGCAGGAAGCCACATTTGTCTGGGGTAGACAGTCCAAGTGCTGTGGTGGTTGTTAGGTTCCTCACTGATGTCTGGACACTGTTCCATGGGATTGGTTTCAGCAAGAAGAGTTGGATTCTTAGATGCATGTACCTTGTCATAACTGTCTTGAAGTAACCAGGGAAGTGTTTGccctgtgagaagctgctacATTTTTGAGTTGAAGGAGCAAAATGTCATGGCCTTACACATCATGTGGTAATGTACAGGTAAACAGGGATGCTGtatttgctgctttgcttttggtttgtGATCCTCACCGTCCTCATCCTCGTTGCTACAGTTAAAAACCATTACagcacttgaaaaaaattataccaCATCTTTATGTATAAAATCACTGTGGCTTAGCTCCAGTTCTTTGAAATGGGGATTGGTCATAGTGTCCAGCTGTGTATTTGCTATTCCTTTTCCTGAATAGCTCTTTAAGTCCCAGGACAGATGGAACAGTGTGTGCCTGTGGatggaaaaatccttttttccctATCCTTGTTATAGAGGgatgttaatttaaaattaaagtgttTTAAACATCCTTCCCTGTTGTTCATGTTACCTTGCATTAACACAAGAATTTGATAAATCCTATTTGGGTGGTTTAGGtattttttgttcagtttggaTGGTGAAAATCCTGTGTCATTTTACAGTGGGCTGTGGTGTCTCAGCTTCAAGAGCTGTAGAGGACAAATGTTGTTTACACATCTGCcattggaatttaaaaaaaacaatcatGGGAACGATTGTATTTAGCTTTTTGACTGTTGGAAATAGTCTAAGCTTGAGTAAATTCTCCTTCATTGGTTTATTGGAGGGGTTGAGAAAGTGTAGTGGTAATAGAGTGTGGAGGAAAGTCTGTGTGATTTTCCTGCTGCCTaaacagctcagagcaggagtTGTTTTTTATGCATTTAAGGTTCTGTCTGCTCAAACTGACCCTCTGCAATTCAAGGTATAGAAGTTGGGAATGTGTTGCCTTCCTGAAAGGGGTAGTGCTAGTTCTAGGTTGGTGGGAGAAGCTGGAAGCTGATCCCAAGGCAAGGCCTAACCTTGCTCTAGACGAGCACCTGCACCACCAGCAGAAAACACATCCTCTGTGGCCTGGCCTCTCTGCTGTTGTAAAACAAGCAACTGCTGGCTTGGGAGAGAAAATTCAGTTTGAGTGAGGAAGAAATGGAAGCAAGCTCTACAAAGAGGGAGTgttttaatttcacagaatcacacagaattaactaggttggaaaagacctttaagaccaTAATGTCCAACCTATGACGGAACACCACtttgtcaactagaccatggcactgagtgccacctccagggatggtgactccaccacctccctggacagcccattccaatgcccaatcacccttcatgtgaagaatttcttcctaatgtccagcctAAATGTCCCCTGCCACAGCTTTAAACTGTGTTGCTGGTTACCTGGGAGCAGAaactgacccccacctggctacaccctcctttcagggagttgtggagagtgaTAGGGTTTCTCCAGGCTgcacaaccccagctccctcagcctcctcatgggatttgtgctccagacccttcaccagccttgttgcccttgtCTGGATGCATTtgagcatctcaatgtccttccttaACTGGGGGgcccagaacaggacacagcactcaaggtgggggctcaccagtgctgagtacagggggacaatcactgcctcggtcctgctggccacactgttcctgatacaggccaggatgccattggccttcttggccacatgggcacactgctggctaCATGTTCAGTCTGACATCAGTCAATGaacccaggtccttttctgcctggcagctgtccagcagctcttcccccagctgcagggggttgttgtggccaaagtgcagaacatggcacttggtcttgttaaacaTTGTATCATTGGATTCTATAAAAATTGTTGGAAATGGCTTTGCTAACGAGTTGAGGAAatgtggaggtggaggagggaaATATGTATGTGTAGCTATTGTGATCAAGCATAAACAGGCAGCTTCTGTTGGCTTGTTGAGGGTGAGCCAGCAGCTTCCAGGccagtctctgtgctggctgctaATCCATCTGATTATTCCAGATCCTGCAGAAGGGCTCTATTCCCTGCAGCAAATCTTGTGGGAACAGGCCCCAAGGATCTGTGTGAGCCAAAATATGGACACAGTTTGGAGGCATCACgctgctcgtctacatcttcAGCtttagagttaattttcttataaaatgAGGTGAAACAGCAGGAGAGGAACCCAGAAGACGTCTGACAACTTTTTCAAGGGGGAGGGAGAGCAAGGCCTCACTTTACTCATAATTATTATTCATTCgtgtttgttttaattctgcAGAGGCTGAAGAACTGAGAAGTCTTTGGGTAGAGATACAGGAAAGCGTACTTTGCCGAgtcctatttttatttatgggAGCAAGGCCTGAAGCCTAAAGATCGCTGAGATGTGAGCTGCACTCTGCCTCAGAAGTGTTTGTTATCTCTGAGCTGAGTATGTTCTCTCTGGATTTTGCCATAAGTAGATGCAGCCTGGATCTTATCTGTGGTGGATAAGAAGCACAGAGGCTCAGCCTTGCAAGATGTAGTACAGTAAAtgggttttctcccctgatGGGGCCACAGTCTCCATACCTTTTCTTCCACCACCTATGTctggcaaaatatttcaaaggtaggcattttttcttatttaacaCTCCCAACATAATCATCTTGTGCTTTTTCATATGTGCTGCATCCTGTGATACTCAAgaacattaaaattatttaattatattgagaaaaataaaaatagcacttattttaaaacttcccATTATTTTTGGAGTCTGATAGTTGGGGGGGAAAGGGCATTTCAGAAATTCAGGATATTATGTGCAATAGAAAAACTTCCTTGCTCCTTCCCAGTtgcatagtttttttttttaattaaagcaacTCATTGCAGTGTTTACAGCCCAAGCATTGTAGAACTGGACCAGCCTGAGAGAACCATGATGTGAAGTTGGCAGTGACCCATGGGGAAGTGGGCCAGTCTCTTATCAGGGTCTGCATCATGAAGCTCACCTTAAATGATGAGCCAGCTTGGACTGTGTCAGAAGGGTGTCAGCAGCAGTGGTGAGAGAGGGGTTTGTGTGTTCTGGTTTTAAATAGCTTGTGCCTCCCCATCATTAACTGCAGAAGATGTAAAAAATAAGTTGGGAGATATGCACTGAAGCATGTGAACCTTTGGAGCTGAGTTAGAATGTCATGAGTTTGGGAGGGAGAAGAGCTTAATGCATTTTTATCCTTAACCACCAGGGGAGTTGCTGGGTAGCAGAACGTGTACTCAGCAAGCAGAGTGCTTTTCGCCCCTTAGACATCTCTGCTGAGGTTTCTCCTTAGCCTTTCAGCTCCGGTGTGGTGCATTTTTTACTGCATCTGGAGTCTTAATTTGACCTTTCAGTGTGTGGAGAACTCAGGTGTGTTAGGAAGAAATCTGTTCCACATGCTTTGGGAAGAAACATCCTGAGATGCTCTGAGAGGTGGATGACTTGGGTCAGTACTGAGGAAGTGGGACTAAGATGGCAACTGGCTCAGCCATTGGAAATAATCTGGGATGGTTAAGTcatttgcagcacagaaaagggAACACAACAAGTTGTCTAAGGAAGAGCAGAAAACAGAGGTTTACTACAGGCTAATGAGCTAATGCAATCGTGACCAGGCTGTAAGGAAGCTTGTGCTTTGTTAAATGATTTAGCATACACCAGCAGGCttgctgtattaaaaaaaaaaaaaaaaaaaaaatgtacaactGGTTGGACACACTGAGCTGTCCTTGCTGACCTTTTTAGAACATACTTgcaaaaaatgtggttttactGTTCTGATAGcagtttaaacaaaaaatctgcCTTGTTAATCTATTCAGATatctatttaaataatttcactttgttttttttgtatatAAATGCAATAAATCCCATTCAGTTTGCACATCCTGCCTCACCCTTCAGTCCTTACCAGGGAACAGCAGATTGAATTTGCTCTATGTGAAAACCTTTGCTTGCAGAAGAACTTCAttagaaaacagtttttctctACTATAGGCTTTGAAAGTGCAAAGAGGTTTCCTAGAGCAGGCTTCATTTTAAGGTGTATTTTTATACAAGAAGTAAGCCTTTTTTCCAGTTCTAGCACACCAGGACAGAACACAACACTTCCCACACTTCAGGgccctgtgttcagcactgcTTTCAAACTCAACCCTCTGCAGGTGATGTTCAGATCTGTGTACCCACCAGAACATGTTGTATTGATGCTCTGCATATGCTTTCCGTAAGCTGTGCTTTTACTTCTGTCCTTGAGTGAGAACAGACAGAGGCAACTGAGTCGTGCTGGAAAATGTTTTCGTTCAGATTCTCAAAGTTGCTTccttccaaaagaaaacaaagtgaagTTGTCTGTGAAGCAGAAGTCCAATGATGTGGTGGGTAGACTGCTGGTAGTTGCTGATGCAAGTGCAAGGGGAGCTTGATTGCCTTTCTGCattaatcttttctttcctatatgtgttttctttttatctgaATTGCACCGCTATGGAATTATTTGCAGAATGGTACTCCATATATATGTGGGATTTAAAACCATAACTGATGCTGTGCAGGATGTCACtcaatcagttttattttgctttattttatatgtattttctgGTATCCTGTACATTGCAGTGGGTgtgaaaatagtattttaatatttgtacaAAGTTTAATTTAATTGTTCTATGTATATAACtgcatttctaaattaaaaaattcttttgaagtGAAGCTATAATTTcttgtgtttgtttgcttggtgggttttttttctgttttgttttaaatgcttaGGCCTTGTGGCCTGGAAATCTAGCAGATATAAGTAATATGTTGCCGTTGTGAAGACCAGGATGAAGCTAAACCTAGGGAAGCTCACGTGGCTTGGGGAAAAGAGGTTCAGAGTTGGTGCAGCCTTAGAAGGATCGTGTTTCCAAGTTCAGAAGCAAAGGCTGCCCTTGGTGTGCTTGCATGGAATTCCTTGAGGAATGAGGCCAGGCTGGCCGGGGGGAAAGGTTTAAAGAGATCATGTATGGTATGAGTGGATTTCAGAGAGGAAGACAGGGTAAACAAATGGCTAATTAATCTTTGAGTCGGTGTAAGATCAGTATATATAGGAAGAGAGTGCTATTTTTAGAGGGGAGATAGCTTTCATTGGTGAAATAATTCCAAGTGGGTAGCAGGTCAGTATAGGAGACATCAGAGAGATCTACAGATAGGTGGGTTAGTGCATCTGTGAGTGCAGAGGGGAGGCTGGGGCAGGCTCTGTTCTTCCCTCTGTGATTGTGCTGCATTGGGAGGGTGGGACAAGCAGAGGAGTAGACACCCATTGTTCTTTCTGTGTGATATACAGttcattactatttttattaatgtttgttttgcttcaaaAACTAAGGTAACTGCCTTTTCAGCCAAGTGTACTAATGAGTGTTCCTTTCTTTTAACAGAATCTATCAGTAATGCAATAtggaaggggagaggagatCCTTTTGTCCAGCTTGTTCAAAGCAGTCTTCAAAGatgttaagatttttttttaattatagacATTACTTTTATTCTTTGGGAAGGAACAGCCAGgttaaagagaaggaaaggggtGACATCTACCTTCCTCCTATTTCCATTTGTTCCAAAAATTATTCCCAAACAGCAAGCAAATCTTACTGTAATTTTACTACTGCAAAACTGGAGCTCCCTGGTCTTTGCATACCTTCCTGTACCAGACAGTTGACACATGGGAGTAATTGGCCTCCAggaattgtttttaa
The window above is part of the Vidua macroura isolate BioBank_ID:100142 chromosome 6, ASM2450914v1, whole genome shotgun sequence genome. Proteins encoded here:
- the SUSD6 gene encoding sushi domain-containing protein 6 isoform X1 is translated as MCHGMVASKSNTGSSLALTGHGLFRLLVFFGSFILEAQSTGWPSKSKGPAYCPQPPQPENGGYKCHPSPCNNPLTSGSVIEYLCVEGYMLKGDYKYLTCKNGEWNPAMEVSCRLSPEKDSPPTIGVPTLSIVASTASSVALILLLVVLFVLLQPKLKSFHHSRRDQGVSGDQVSIMVDGVQVALPSYEEAVYGSTGNCIPPSDSRVQIVLSEGAGQNGPREMQQPDQGAHSTFEREDEAPGHSGLCEAGGSQRSETVLVHQAATSSWVAGMASSRPVHKEVQDSESSDIQSLLSLTSSEEYTDDIPLLKEA
- the SUSD6 gene encoding sushi domain-containing protein 6 isoform X2, with translation MCHGMVASKSNTGSSLALTGHGLFRLLVFFGSFILEAQSTDCPQPPQPENGGYKCHPSPCNNPLTSGSVIEYLCVEGYMLKGDYKYLTCKNGEWNPAMEVSCRLSPEKDSPPTIGVPTLSIVASTASSVALILLLVVLFVLLQPKLKSFHHSRRDQGVSGDQVSIMVDGVQVALPSYEEAVYGSTGNCIPPSDSRVQIVLSEGAGQNGPREMQQPDQGAHSTFEREDEAPGHSGLCEAGGSQRSETVLVHQAATSSWVAGMASSRPVHKEVQDSESSDIQSLLSLTSSEEYTDDIPLLKEA